The Opisthocomus hoazin isolate bOpiHoa1 chromosome 2, bOpiHoa1.hap1, whole genome shotgun sequence genomic interval GAAAAAATATGAAGCAAGAAGAAATAACCACTATCAACTGCTTCTGAACAAGTTTTATGTATGACTGCAGATTTTTAAGATGACTTCCAAAAGGGTTTCATCTAAAGTCTTGAAACAATCCAGTCTATGAGAAAACTTTTTACACAACTACTAACTACTACTGCTCCAAAGAAAGCACATTTGAAACCAGTAGTAGTaatgctttttgttttgcagGTCTGTTGTGGTGGGGGAGGGATGTTTTCTAAGAATTTAGTAAGAGCAGACAGCAAAGTGCAACTGACAAAGCAAGAGTTTCAAGCTATACACAGTCTTCTTTCTAGATACACAATAAGTACTACTGTACGTAAAATTAGCTTCTTTGTCCTATATAGTACATGCAAGTAATCACATTTTCTCACCTGGGATAAGATTTGCACAAGTTAGGCTTACGTAGAGCACACTGATGAGAATTTTATCAGCCAGAGGATCAAGAGCACTTCCCAAAGCTGATTTCTGATTAGCCCAGTTTCGTGCAATAAATCCATCCAACTAGGGAGAACAAAGTTCAATGTTTGTCTGTtagaaaactaaaaacaaaaatagCTTATACATGCTACTGTTACAGAGATCTCTCATGAATGACATCGCCTAACACAGCCAGTTCAACTAAGATGAGATATGATACCTGCCAGCTGATATTTGTATCACGCTTTTTTCACATTACATTCCAGGTTCTGGAAGCCTGTGAACATATTCACttctcattatttaaaaaaaaaaaaggtaactgaTATTCTGAAATTCGCAGAGTTATTGCCACAACgggtgcagcaggcagccctgcacaGGGTAACGGACTGCGGGATGCCCGAGCGCTGACCGGACAATGcccgcccggggccgggcagggacccctgacACCCCCCCGTTGCTCCACCAGCACTAAGTCCCCTTCGGCTGCCTGTGAGCTCCCCTCGCAGGGTTGCAAAGGATGTGTACACCGTTTATAGAAAACAATCTAAAACTGAATCTGTTTATTCATTTCCATTCTGCACCAGAAACACCACATGCCAACGGGATCGCCGTAACCCACGCTACCCCCCCGGTATTTCCAAACCAACGCAAACGTACCAAATCCGTGACGCCAGCCAAAACAAACACGCCGAGTGCAACGCTGAAATTCTCCTCGACGATCAAATAGCCTAAAACCGGCGCCAAGCCCATTCTCGCCATCGACAGTATGTTTGGGATCGTCCAGGGGTTTTCATACTGCAGAGCAAGAAAGCAAACGCTGCAGGCCGGGAAGGCAAGCCCCAGCCTGGCAGGCAGCGCGGTTCATCGCGGCGAGCACGCACTTCCAGGCCGGGGAGCCTCGGCAGCTCTCGGCAGCGAGCTGCCGCCCGCGCCTCCTCACCGCTCAGCGTTAGCGCGGCCTCCAACGGAGACGCGAGAGCCCGCGCCCGGGTGGGCAGCAGGACTCTGGCTGCGTTACGGGGTGACCGGCgctccccccacccaccccccgggGTCACGTACCAGCTCGGCGTAGCGCCCGGCCGCACGCCGCTCCCGGGGGGgctccgccggcccggccccgccgctgagGAGGcgccaggcggcggcggcgcggggcgggggcgcgcgcagCAGCCGTGGGTGCTGCCTCAGGGCCCCCGCCAgagcccccgcgcccgccgccgcgcagaaGACGCCGCCGTTGCCATGGCGGCGGCCGCTCGCccctccgccgcgccccgccgccgcagccccgggccggccGGCCAGAGGCctgccgccgcccggccgccTGCGCCCCGCGCCGCTGAGGAGCCCCCAGACCGCCCCCCTGCCCAGCCAAGCGGCGGCCAGCATGGCGTGGGGGtggcgcccgccccgcggcccctaCGAGCGCTgcggccctgcccgcgggagCGAGCGGCCTCCGGCCGCTGGCGCCATCGGCCGCCCCGACGGACTGGCGGGGACCTGGGGACAGGGTGCGAGCCGCGGGGCGGGCGTGTGCGGCGGTGGCGTGGGGGGGGAAGACGTGCGACTTTTTGCGGCGTTTTACGGCAGCCGTCCCCCTCCTCTCTGGGCCGCGCGCTTTACGGCAGGCTGCCACGCGCGGCGGCTGAATTAGAAAGTAAATCCCAGCCGTGAGGAACAAAGCGGGCGAAAACGCTTTCCCCACCGCTTTCCGCCTTACCTGACGGCCGGGGGATCCCCGGGCACGGGCGGCGGCGTCCATGGCGGCAtggcgggcggctgccgggctccccccgctcccccgcacGGCGGGGCGGCTTCGCGGCTGTTGTCCCGGCCGTTCTCTGCCCAGCCCTTCGCGGAGGGAGGCGAGGCCTGGCTTTACCGTAAGGGACCTCTCGGGGGACCTGAGGAGCCTCCGGGTGTTGGTGCTTGCTCCTCGCCCGCGTTTACTTAGCTcaaggagagggaagaagaaTTTACTTTCCCAGGTGCCGCCGTTTATTTGCTTCTCTGAGCCTCACTCCCGCTTTCCCTGACGCTGAGAGACCTTGCTGTTTTTCgtatttctggctctgtcagTGTATCACCCGGCTGTAGGGCTTGACCCCCAGGTGTTCAATCGGCTTTAGTTACAGACAGCAGTCAATAACTGTTAAAACAGAGggagcctttaaaaaaaaccccacaaacaaaaagCAACGGATCACGCGTAGTGTGTTTCAGCCTACCTCTTCCACAGATGTTTGGATGAGGGGATTCCACTGGATGacaggattgagtgctccctcagtaagtttgcagatgacaccaagttgggcgggagtgttgatctgctgcaaggtaggaaggctctgcagagggatctggacgggCTGGATCGATGAgttgaggccagctgtatgaggtttaacaagcccaaatgctgagtcctgcacttgggtcacaacaaccccatgcaaccctgcaggcttggggaatagtagctggaaagctgcctggcggaaaaggaccttggggtgctggttgacagctggctgaacatgagccagcagtgtgcccaggtggccaagaagcccaacagcatcctggcttgtgtcaggaacagtgtggccagcaggagcagggaggtgattgtgcccctggactcagcactggtgaggccacacctcgagtactgtgttcagttttggaccccgcactacaagaagaacatcgaggtgctggagcgtgtccagagaagagcaatgaggctggtgaggggtctggagaacaaatattatgaggagtggctgagggacctgggattgtttaatctggagaagaggaggctgaggggagaccttattgctctctacagctacctgaaaggaggttgtagtgaagcaggtattggtcccttct includes:
- the CRLS1 gene encoding cardiolipin synthase (CMP-forming); protein product: MLAAAWLGRGAVWGLLSGAGRRRPGGGRPLAGRPGAAAAGRGGGASGRRHGNGGVFCAAAGAGALAGALRQHPRLLRAPPPRAAAAWRLLSGGAGPAEPPRERRAAGRYAELYENPWTIPNILSMARMGLAPVLGYLIVEENFSVALGVFVLAGVTDLLDGFIARNWANQKSALGSALDPLADKILISVLYVSLTCANLIPVSLTSMIILRDVVLIAAVFYVRYKTLSPPRTLSRYFNPCYATAQLKPTFVSKMNTAVQLILVAASLAAPVFNYVDSVYLQTLWCITALTTVTSAYSYYHYGRKTVQVINDK